The Ignavibacteriales bacterium sequence AACAATTGGAATATTCCGGCTGGGGATTTCGATGGAACCGCTGAATAAAATAAATGAGCGGTTAACAAGAAGAGTTATCTTTATAGGAATCGTTCTTTTTATTTTTGGATTTGTAACCATGACGTTGATCTTTGTAAGACAAAACTTCGATCTGCTTTCAAAAAGATTTACCGCAATTGAATCCTACTCGAGCCGCATAATAGATAATGTAAGTGATGGAATTATTGTCTTAGATTCAAGTAAGAAGATCCAGACCATTAATAAAGCCGGTGAAATCCTTCTTGGTATTGATGAAGGAAAATCAAAAGGAAAAGAGTTCTTTTCTTTTTTTGCAGGCAGTAAGTGTGAAAAGATTTTGCATTCAACTTCCTCAATAGAAGAAATCGAGTGTAATATTGCTGGAAAGGAAAAAGTATTTTTAGTCTCAATGAGCGACTTCTATGATGAGAACAAAGAGAACAGAACAATATTGGTGTTAAGAGATTTAACCGAATTGAAATTGCTTGAGAAACAAATTGAAAGAAGTGAACGGCTTGTGGCAATGGGCGAGTTAGCTTCCTCGGTTGCCCATGAAATTAGAAATCCTTTGAATTCTATTGGTACCATTGCTCAACAGTTAGGAAAAGACTTCGCTCCGAAAGAGAATGAAGATGAATTTAAAAGTCTGACTCAAGTTGTCTATAAAGAAGTGAGGAGGATAAACGAGACAATAGAGAGCTTCTTGAAATTTGCTAAGCCCCAGCCGATTAATGCAACTGATTTTTTTATAAATGAATTATTTGATCAGTTAGAGAAACAGTATCAGCCGCTCTTAGCACAGAAAAAAATCAAACTGAATATTAGTCTAGGTTATGACGGCAGTGTTCTCTGGGATAAAACACAGATGACGCAAGTATTCATAAATTTATTTGAAAATTCCATTGATGCGGTTGCCGAGAAAGGAGAAATAAATATTGATGTTACAGAACTGAAGAATAATCAAGTCGAAATTAAGTTCGCGGATAACGGAAAAGGAATTTCATCCGATGATCTGAAACGGATTTTTAATCTTTACTTCACAACAAAATCAAAAGGAAGCGGAATCGGGCTTAGCATTGTTCAGAAAATAATTTCCGAACACAATGGATTGCTCTCTGTACAAAGTGAACAGAAAAATGGAACTGTTTTTACAATTGTTTTACCGAAGTATTATTCATAAGAGGAAAGAATGAATAGCTTTTCAATTTTAGTTATTGATGATGAAGAATCTCAGCTACAATCCTTAAAAAGTTTTTTAACTAAGCGCGGGTTTATTATTTATACAGCGAGTAACGGAGAAGATGGGTATAGAATCGCCGGATCAAATTTGGTCGATATTGTACTGACTGATTTTAATATGCCCGGCTGGAACGGTTTGCAAGTTCTTCAAAAAATGAAAGGACTAAATACTGAGATTGACATTGTTGTGATGACCGCCTTCGGAACTATTGAAAGCGCCGTAAACCTTATGAAAGAAGGCGCGTTTGATTATTTGACCAAACCGATCGATTTGGATGAATTGGAAAATATTCTTGGAAAGATTAAAGAAAGAAAACTGCTGATCGGCGAGAATAAATTATTAAGAGAGCAGCTTCAAGATAAATTCCGGTTTGAACAGATCATTTCTCAAAGCAATTTGATGGAAGCCGTATTAAACACTGCCGGAAGAGTTGCGAATTCCAAGGCAACCGTATTAATAAGAGGCGAAAGTGGAACCGGAAAAGAATTGATCGCTAAAGCAATTCATTTTACCAGTCCGAGGAAAGATAAACCGTTTATAACTGTAAATGTAGCTTCGCTTTCCGAAAATTTGCTCGAAAGCGAATTGTTCGGACACGAGAAAGGATCTTTTACCGGCGCTACAAATCAAAGAATCGGCAGATTTGAAGAAGCAAACGGCGGAACAATTTTTATTGATGAAGTAGGAGATGTTCCGTTATCTGTACAAGTAAAGCTTCTTAGAGTCATTCAATTCGGAGATGTACAAAAAATCGGCAGCAGTAATTTAATTCACACAGATGTAAGAATAATTGCGGCTACTCATAGAAATTTAGAAGAGATGATAAAGAACGGAGAGTTCAGAGAAGATCTATTCTATAGATTAAACGTTGTTGAGATTGTTCTTCCGTCTCTTCGTCAGCGTAAGGAAGATGTTCCCGTTTTGGCAGATCATTTTATAAAGAAATATGCAAAAGAAAATCAGAAAGAGATAAAAGGAATCAGCCGGGAAGCATTGGACCAATTGATGAAATATAATTTTCCCGGCAATGTACGCGAACTTGAAAACATAATTGAACGCGCCGTAGTTTTGACGAGAAATGAATTCATCGCGATAGAAGATTTGCCAATACTTACAAACATCAAAGAGATTGATAAAAAAATGGATCCTTACAATTTTGACGACGGATATGAAGAAAAAATTAAATCGTATGAACGAACAATGATTCAGGAAGCATTAACTAGAACAAACGGCAACAAAAGCGCCGCAGCACGAATACTTGGAATCAGCGAGCGGCATTTGAGATCGCGGTTGGAAAGAATTAATAATTAATCCCATTACGTATATCCCGCCCCGGCAATCGTAGTTGACTAATAACAAATTAAGCCATAAGTTTGTTATGAGCATATGCTCATTATAAATATTATGCCGAGAAACAAAAAACATAGAACCGTTAAATGCAATCCAACCGCTTACTATTATAAGCCGCAGTCAATTCCTTTATCAGAACTGGAAGAAGTAATTCTCGAAATCGACGAACTGGAATCACTTCGTTTGGCAGACTATCTGGCGCACTCGCACGAACAGGCAGCCGCAAAGATGACAATATCCCGCTCAACATTTGGCCGTATAGTTGAAAGCGCTAGGAATAAAGTTGTTGATGCAATTCTAAACGGCAAGGCGATTAAAATAGGAAATGAGTTCCCGGAAAAGTTAAAAGAAAAGCGCGCGGTTAAGTGCAAAAATTGCGGTTCACCAAGAAAAAATGTTCCATCGGACAAAAACGAAACTTGCCATAAGTGCAAAAAAATAAATAAGGAGAAATAAAATGAAGTTTGCAGTACCCACCACACAAGAAAACCAGGTTGATGCTCACTTCGGACATTGCGAATTTTTTACTGTGTTCTCCGTTGAAGATGGGGAAATTAAAAACTCTCAGATTGTAGAATCGCCGCAAGGCTGCGGATGTAAATCAAACATTGCATCTGTTCTTCAGGAAATGGGCGTCAGCATTATGCTGGCCGGCAATATAGGAGGCGGTGCCGTTAATGTTCTAAATCAAAGTGGAATAGATGTTGTTAGAGGATGCGGCGGTGATGTAAATGAACTTGTCAAAGAATTTGTTAAGGGAGAACTTGTTGATTCGGGTGAATCATGCCGTCAACACGAAAGTCATACTCATGACGACGGCCATCAATGCGGACATAATAATTAGAAAGACGCTGCCGCAGAATTTATCTGCGGCAGCTTTTACTTTTTCTTTAGTTCCTAAAAGGCAGAAAGAACTCCAATCCCCATCTGACCATATTCCTTATCGAAGTTGTAAGTGTATTCGCTTACAAGCCGGATGTTCCTTCTTAAAAGATAACCTAAACTAAGTGTGCCTGCTTTATAGTTAAGCGCTTTATCATCAGAATCTACCCAATTGTATAATGCAACTCCGTACCATTTGCTTTCATCTCCATTAGGAGTGTAAATAAGCTCACCGAATAATCCTTTTGTATTGGTTTCATTAGAAAAGAAATCTGCTTTATTATCTTTTCTCTGTGCGTATTGAAAATTAAACTCCAATTTATCTTTTAAGTTCAGAGTTACATCCGGTCCCCACATAGAAAAACTATTTGTGAATTTGCGGCTGAAATTATCTTCAAGATCTTCTTTTCCGAAATATCCGAATGCGCCTACTCTAATTCCTTCCGCAACATTTTGTGAAATCCTGCCAAAAAAGTTTTTGTATTTGTCGTCATCAAAGATGTTAAAGTTATTCGCTTTACCAATTCCATTTCCATTTAGAATCTCAAGAGTAAGACTGGTTTCCGTTTTCGTGTTGTAAGTAACCATTACTCCGCGATCGTAAACAAGATCTGCTTTTGCGTAGCCCGGCTTTGCACCGTAGATATGATAATCTTCAAATGTAAGTCTAAGCTCCCGCTTGAAGAGCGGATCGGAAACTTGAAATTGTCCGACGTATAGATCGAGATCTTCATCGAAAAGATTGTTAAACATTAGGAACGCATCTTCAACACCAACTATTTCTCCCTTTTCGCTAAAGAAAAAATAAAAGTAGTATGAGATATTGCTTGTAAGAGCGCCGCCGGAGAGAAATTTTAAAATATATGGCGCACTGAAATCGAGTTTTTCGGATTGTTCAAGATTGTAAGTCATATATCCTTCCAATCTTATTGCTAAAGGAAGCTCTCTAATCAACGAGAGTCTTTCGTCTCCGGTATCCAAAAAGTAACGGGGTGCATCTTTATCTGCCAAAGTAAATCCGTTGCGCGCAAATTCATCTCCGTATGGTTTTAATTTTGGGAAAGGTGAATGACAAGTCTGGCAGCTCATACTGTATTTGCGTGCGAACGCGGGAATTGCATTAGAACTTTCTTGAAAGATCAAGAGCAAGAATATGAGCATGAGCAAGAAAGAAATTAATTTTTTCATAGCAACCTCGTTATGGTAAAATTGTAATTTCGGTTGAATGCTCGTTAACTTTTAGAATTTGAGATTCGCTCGCCGGAACGCCGAGAAAATCCGCCACGGGCTTAACCAGCAATTGATAATTAAGCGTGGCTGTTACTTTTAATTTACCGGGTGCAATTTTATCCGGAACTTTGAAAGTGAGCGTTTCCGTCTTTGTTTCTCTCGGACCAATTCTATAGTCCACACCTTGAGATGCTGTGTTCCATTGCTGAATTGTCATTCTTCCTTGCGGGTCAAAATATGGTTTTCTAAAAATTCTATCACCAATCGGAATTCCATCGCGTTGAACGCCTTTGAAATTCGGATCGTTAAGCGCTATCCCCATATCCTGGTAAGCAAGTACATCCGCACCGATTAAATACTCTTCTCCTTCAAAACCTTTTTTATCAACGGGAAGATGATAGACATTTCCCTTTTCGTCAACCGCCTCAACGTGCATCCAAACAATTCTATCTTCAACGGAACCGGTGGGAAATTTGTGTCCCGTTTTTTGATTGAAAAGCGCAACGGTAAATTTAACAACTCCGCCCGGTTCAACTTCGCGAACATCGGGATGAATTCTTAATTCAATCACGCCTTTAACTTTACCGGGATCGTGCGCGCCATGAAACAGATGCAGCTTTGCATCTTGATATTTCGTTCCCATCGAAGCAGTTTTAAATTCAGTCTTTGTCATGTGACAATCCTGACACTGAACTCCCTCTTTGAAATACGGTCCCTCTTTCCATTCTAGATGAGTGGATTTAACCCATAGACCGTAAGGATCTTTTTCATTATGACAAATTCCACAGAAGTCACCGGTTTTCATTATCGGGTTAATTTCAATTTCATGAGCCGGAGATTTAATATCGGGGATGCGGGATGCAAATTTTGTTCTGCCGGGCTTCATAATGTAATTAAAATTAAACGGTGTATCTCCGCTGAATCCTGTAATACTATGACACACTTCGCACGATACAGATTCATTAGCTCTGGAATTATTATTTGGAAGCGGGGGCGGAACATCGCCTGATGTAAATGCAATTGGAGTGTGGCAGCCGTTGCATCCGGCTTTTACTTCCGCAACTTTAGAATCCTTTTCGGCATGAGGAACGGCTAATTTGAAATACTCAATTTCATCCCATTCGTGAGTGTATGCTTGAGACATCATTGCTTGTTTCCACTGCTGGTAAAAATCAGTGTGGCATGATGTTCCGCAAAACTCCGGTTTCTTAAAATCATCATACTTTAGTGAACCGAGTGCTGTTTGAGAATAAAGCGAGGTTGAACTAGACAACAGCAAGAAAGCGAGGAATAAAATTTTCTTATTCATTTTTCTCCTCCAACTTAATTGTGATATGTTTGTAGCCGATTAAAACATACTCAAAATATCGTGGATCATCAAGACCTTGTTATCTTAAATAATATTTAGAGTTTATTCATAAAAAAAAGAAGGCATGTGTCATCATGCCTTCTTCATAACCAGCCGGGTTAATTATTTATTTACCGCCTCTGCGTGCCGCAGATCCCTTTGGACCTGAGCCATCACACACGCCGGTGCCGCTTAAATTTCCGCTTTTTGCACCGAAGCCGGTTCCATCTTGTGGTCGAAGTGGATTTCCGGTTCCGTCCTTCTTTCCGTAACCCTTGCCGGATCGGTTAGCACCTTGGAGTGACGTACCGACTTTATCGCAGATACCGTCGCCGTTTGCATCAACCCAATTAGTCTTTACACCCTTGCCCTGACCGTTACCTGTTGTTTGTGCATTTGCTGTTGATGCCAAGAAAAGAATTGAAAAAATTACTACGATTGTTAATAATGCCGTGCGTTTCATTTTACTTCTCCTTTTATATTGTTATTAAATTATTGCTACGGCTCTCATATGGTAAAGATCATGCCAAAAAAAATTTCAAGCATTTCAATTAAAAATTAGGTTATTCATCAGAAAAAATATTTCGAACAGATCTTTGAGTCGAAGTATTCGTCAGTGAAGTCGAATTCAAATGCAGTTACTTCATACATACGTAAAGATTTTCAAGGCAAGTTGGAGATAGGAAATAAAAAAAACTGGCTTGAATCGTTCCCCGTTTAATATCATCAAATACTCAGAAGAAATTATTAACAAGGAGAAAAAAATGCTTAATACAAATCTTACACATGTTCTTTCCGAACAGGAACACTCAAAACTTTTACAAGAGAATGAAAACGTAATGATCTGCTGCGGAAGAATGGGACCGATGTGCATTCCCGTCTACGAAGTAATGGAAGATCTTGAAGGCGAATATAAAAATGTGAAATTTGCCGACATGGAATTCGACACAGCCGACGCTAAAGTAATACGCAATCTGCCGGAAGTACGCGGCTTTCAAGGAATTCCTTTTGTTATCTATTATAAGAATGGAAAAGTTGTAAAAGCAACAAGCAGTATTCAAAGCAAAGAACAAGTAACTACAATACTTGACGAAAAATTTGGTAAGTAAATAATTGCAAGGTTAACTCAAAAATCATGAAAGTCATTTCGAGCGAAGACGAGAAATGGGATAACCGAATCACACCTCGACTCCGCTCGGTGTGACAGAAAAATTGTTTTGATATAGCTTTTTTCATTTAGAGGTAAAATTGGAAAATCATTTTGATGTAATTGTAATCGGCGCGGGTGCCGCTGGTTTAACCGCCGGAATTTATTTATCACGCGCAAAAGTAAGCACTCTTATCCTTAACGAAGGAGCTGTAGGCGGGCAGATGGTTCTGACACACGAGATCGCGAATTATCCCGGTGTTGAAAGTATCAGCGGGTATCAGCTTGCGCGTAATATGAAAACTCAAGCGCAAAAATTCGGCTGTGTTATCAAGTCTAATATCAAAATCACAAAACTTGATCTTGAAGGCGAAATAAAATCCGTCGAAGTAAATAACAAAGAAGTTTATACGGCTCACTCGATCATTCTGGCGACCGGTGGAAAATCAAGAACTCTCGGTGTTCCGGGTGAAGAACAATTTAAAGGAAAAGGAATTTCCTACTGCGCCACTTGCGACGGAGATTTTTTTCAAGATAAAGAAATTATTGTAGTAGGCGGCGGAAACTCCGCTTTGGAAGAAGCCGTCTCTCTTACAAAATACGCGTCAAAAGTAACCATTGTTCATCAATTTGATAATTTCCAGGCGCTTGAACACTACGTTGAAGAAGCAAAGAATAATTCAAAGATCAATTTCATTATGGAATCCAAGATCATTGAATTTGCAGGTGATGAAAGTCTGAAGAAAGTACGCATACAGAATCAGGCAACACTAAAAATTATAGAGATGAGTGTTGATGGTGTTTTCATTTTTATCGGTTACGTTCCGAATACGGAAAAGATCGGGGATAAAATAGCTCTCAATAATTACGGTGAAATTATTGTTGATAAGAATATGGGAACTAACATTGCGGGTGTTTATGCCGCAGGTGATTCGATTGCAAAAAGATATAGACAGGTTACAACTGCTGTTGCCGACGGAACGATCGCCGCATTAAGTTCTTCCGAGTATATTAATAATATTAAGAAAGAACTGAACCTGGTTTCTGCAAACTGAAGATGCACTGCAACAAGTTGTTTTAAAATTTTTTAGATCTTTCTTAGAGACTTGGTGTCTTCGCGGCATAAAAATTTACTTACAGAACAACGCCTCTTGTTGCCACTAAGACTCAAAGGCACAAAGCGGTTCGAAGATTTTTTCAATTATACATCGAAAGGTTTGTTTTATGGATAAGAGCAGGAAAATAAGAATTGGTATTGGCGCAGTAATTATTATGGCCGGATTAATTTCTCAAGCCGGATGGTGGTTCATTGGAATCATTCCGTTGTTTACCGGAATCTTTAATACATGTCCGGGCGGATCGTGTGAAGTCCCCGCGCCAAAAGTTAAACCGCCGGTAATAGAGAAAGAGATTGAATAATAATTTTCGTCTAATAGATTTACCCAAAGCACCTTTTATAACCGTTCCTCGCATTTGAACTTCTTGCGTACGATTTAAGTTTTGTTGTAAATTATGACCGATCATTAAAGCCAAAAGAAAAAGAGGCAATCATGAATTTGACAAGAAAAGAATTCCTAAAGGCTTCCTCGTTAATCGCCGGTGGTTTGATGCTGCCCGGCACAAAGAATTTCGGAAAAATGTTTCAGCAGTCAACCGGAAACTTTAAAAATCTGCGCGACAACCTGGGCATCTACACAGAACGTGGCGGAACGATCGGCTGGCTTGTAACCGATGACGCTTTTGTTGTGATTGACACTCAATATCCGGACACGGCTAAAAATATGCTTGCAGGTCTGCAAAAGAAAACTTCTCGCAAGCTCGATCTCGTCTTTAACACACATCATCACGGGGATCATACAAGCGGCAACATTTATTTAAAAGATTTTGCCGGGAGAATAATCGCTCACGAGAACTCCAAAGCGCTCCAGGAAAAAGCATACGGGAACGATCCGGCAAAACCGCAGGCGTACCCCAATTTTACTTTTAAGAAAGAG is a genomic window containing:
- a CDS encoding ATP-binding protein, which codes for MKVFKNFFVQTKSLILIFFVTAVIVISSSLIELNQSKSEMLELMEKQGHSLLETLLASSNIALLSYEKIENELKQKLLSNAVMIRMMYENGLVNNSLLENITKNNQIYRINIFDRNGIKRFTSHREIHSDLPEKENPIKYIEPILNGEADTLIIGIKSARFQEGQRFAVAVSTKDGGAIVLNVDAEDLLKFRKQVGFGILLKKVTENSQIVYAALQDEKGIIAGSGEVQNLEAIDSSEVLKKTLSENSYKWRIAKIGSLEVFEALHPFVYNNKTIGIFRLGISMEPLNKINERLTRRVIFIGIVLFIFGFVTMTLIFVRQNFDLLSKRFTAIESYSSRIIDNVSDGIIVLDSSKKIQTINKAGEILLGIDEGKSKGKEFFSFFAGSKCEKILHSTSSIEEIECNIAGKEKVFLVSMSDFYDENKENRTILVLRDLTELKLLEKQIERSERLVAMGELASSVAHEIRNPLNSIGTIAQQLGKDFAPKENEDEFKSLTQVVYKEVRRINETIESFLKFAKPQPINATDFFINELFDQLEKQYQPLLAQKKIKLNISLGYDGSVLWDKTQMTQVFINLFENSIDAVAEKGEINIDVTELKNNQVEIKFADNGKGISSDDLKRIFNLYFTTKSKGSGIGLSIVQKIISEHNGLLSVQSEQKNGTVFTIVLPKYYS
- a CDS encoding sigma-54 dependent transcriptional regulator, which encodes MNSFSILVIDDEESQLQSLKSFLTKRGFIIYTASNGEDGYRIAGSNLVDIVLTDFNMPGWNGLQVLQKMKGLNTEIDIVVMTAFGTIESAVNLMKEGAFDYLTKPIDLDELENILGKIKERKLLIGENKLLREQLQDKFRFEQIISQSNLMEAVLNTAGRVANSKATVLIRGESGTGKELIAKAIHFTSPRKDKPFITVNVASLSENLLESELFGHEKGSFTGATNQRIGRFEEANGGTIFIDEVGDVPLSVQVKLLRVIQFGDVQKIGSSNLIHTDVRIIAATHRNLEEMIKNGEFREDLFYRLNVVEIVLPSLRQRKEDVPVLADHFIKKYAKENQKEIKGISREALDQLMKYNFPGNVRELENIIERAVVLTRNEFIAIEDLPILTNIKEIDKKMDPYNFDDGYEEKIKSYERTMIQEALTRTNGNKSAAARILGISERHLRSRLERINN
- a CDS encoding DUF134 domain-containing protein — translated: MLIINIMPRNKKHRTVKCNPTAYYYKPQSIPLSELEEVILEIDELESLRLADYLAHSHEQAAAKMTISRSTFGRIVESARNKVVDAILNGKAIKIGNEFPEKLKEKRAVKCKNCGSPRKNVPSDKNETCHKCKKINKEK
- a CDS encoding NifB/NifX family molybdenum-iron cluster-binding protein, coding for MKFAVPTTQENQVDAHFGHCEFFTVFSVEDGEIKNSQIVESPQGCGCKSNIASVLQEMGVSIMLAGNIGGGAVNVLNQSGIDVVRGCGGDVNELVKEFVKGELVDSGESCRQHESHTHDDGHQCGHNN
- a CDS encoding multiheme c-type cytochrome, which gives rise to MNKKILFLAFLLLSSSTSLYSQTALGSLKYDDFKKPEFCGTSCHTDFYQQWKQAMMSQAYTHEWDEIEYFKLAVPHAEKDSKVAEVKAGCNGCHTPIAFTSGDVPPPLPNNNSRANESVSCEVCHSITGFSGDTPFNFNYIMKPGRTKFASRIPDIKSPAHEIEINPIMKTGDFCGICHNEKDPYGLWVKSTHLEWKEGPYFKEGVQCQDCHMTKTEFKTASMGTKYQDAKLHLFHGAHDPGKVKGVIELRIHPDVREVEPGGVVKFTVALFNQKTGHKFPTGSVEDRIVWMHVEAVDEKGNVYHLPVDKKGFEGEEYLIGADVLAYQDMGIALNDPNFKGVQRDGIPIGDRIFRKPYFDPQGRMTIQQWNTASQGVDYRIGPRETKTETLTFKVPDKIAPGKLKVTATLNYQLLVKPVADFLGVPASESQILKVNEHSTEITILP
- a CDS encoding thioredoxin family protein, encoding MLNTNLTHVLSEQEHSKLLQENENVMICCGRMGPMCIPVYEVMEDLEGEYKNVKFADMEFDTADAKVIRNLPEVRGFQGIPFVIYYKNGKVVKATSSIQSKEQVTTILDEKFGK
- the trxB gene encoding thioredoxin-disulfide reductase, producing MENHFDVIVIGAGAAGLTAGIYLSRAKVSTLILNEGAVGGQMVLTHEIANYPGVESISGYQLARNMKTQAQKFGCVIKSNIKITKLDLEGEIKSVEVNNKEVYTAHSIILATGGKSRTLGVPGEEQFKGKGISYCATCDGDFFQDKEIIVVGGGNSALEEAVSLTKYASKVTIVHQFDNFQALEHYVEEAKNNSKINFIMESKIIEFAGDESLKKVRIQNQATLKIIEMSVDGVFIFIGYVPNTEKIGDKIALNNYGEIIVDKNMGTNIAGVYAAGDSIAKRYRQVTTAVADGTIAALSSSEYINNIKKELNLVSAN
- a CDS encoding DUF2892 domain-containing protein; protein product: MDKSRKIRIGIGAVIIMAGLISQAGWWFIGIIPLFTGIFNTCPGGSCEVPAPKVKPPVIEKEIE